In Nocardia asteroides, a single genomic region encodes these proteins:
- a CDS encoding NAD(P)H-binding protein — translation MRVVLVGGHGKIALLLAGLLSERGDEPVALIRNPAHGAEVAAAGARAVLLDVENTDAGQLAAVLDGADAVVFAAGAGAGSGAARKYTVDRDGSVLAAGAAEAAGVRRFLQISSMGAGEPAPDGTDEVWRAYLDAKTQAEDDLRGRDLDWTVLRPGRLTDDPATGAVTIGQRVGRSDIPRADVAAVLVALLDAPETAGATLEVVAGETPIAAAISALR, via the coding sequence ATGCGTGTCGTCCTGGTAGGTGGACACGGGAAGATCGCCCTGCTGCTGGCGGGGCTGCTCAGCGAACGCGGCGACGAGCCGGTGGCGCTGATCCGCAATCCGGCGCACGGGGCCGAGGTGGCCGCCGCAGGCGCGCGGGCGGTCCTGCTCGACGTGGAGAACACCGACGCCGGGCAGCTCGCCGCCGTGCTCGACGGCGCCGACGCCGTCGTCTTCGCGGCGGGCGCCGGTGCGGGCAGCGGGGCCGCGCGCAAGTACACGGTGGACCGGGACGGCTCGGTGCTGGCCGCAGGCGCCGCCGAGGCGGCGGGCGTGCGCCGGTTCCTGCAGATCTCGTCGATGGGCGCCGGCGAGCCCGCCCCCGACGGCACCGACGAGGTGTGGCGCGCCTACCTGGACGCCAAGACCCAGGCCGAGGACGATCTGCGCGGCCGCGACCTGGACTGGACCGTGCTGCGGCCGGGCAGGCTGACCGACGACCCGGCCACCGGCGCGGTCACGATCGGGCAACGGGTCGGGCGCTCCGACATCCCGCGCGCCGATGTCGCGGCGGTCCTGGTCGCGCTGCTGGACGCCCCGGAAACGGCCGGGGCGACACTGGAAGTGGTGGCCGGGGAAACTCCGATCGCGGCGGCGATCTCCGCACTTCGGTAA
- a CDS encoding DUF2599 domain-containing protein, translating into MLTVAGIALTAGCGADEPAAAPPTTTVAPVRTTTVAPIPTTRAPSELPSAGLPTVDPYAAQPLVERTEWTAGEDGARLLVFPTEAGRRTPFPGAENRAWLEVLTAAPDADTAGMYDQFRCHWVWARLAAPNKPSWNLEPWRPAVGYDAVVQAACNPGGPER; encoded by the coding sequence GTGCTCACCGTCGCCGGGATCGCGCTCACGGCGGGCTGCGGCGCCGACGAACCGGCCGCCGCGCCGCCGACCACGACGGTCGCCCCGGTTCGCACCACGACGGTCGCCCCGATTCCCACTACGAGGGCGCCATCGGAGCTGCCATCGGCCGGGCTGCCCACCGTCGACCCGTACGCCGCTCAACCGCTGGTCGAGCGCACCGAGTGGACCGCGGGCGAGGACGGCGCCAGGCTGCTCGTCTTCCCCACCGAGGCCGGGCGCCGCACCCCCTTCCCCGGCGCCGAGAACCGCGCCTGGCTCGAGGTGCTCACCGCCGCGCCGGACGCCGACACCGCGGGCATGTACGACCAGTTCCGCTGCCACTGGGTGTGGGCGCGGCTGGCCGCCCCGAACAAGCCGAGCTGGAATCTGGAACCCTGGCGTCCGGCCGTCGGCTACGACGCGGTGGTGCAGGCGGCCTGTAATCCCGGCGGACCGGAGCGCTGA
- a CDS encoding lipase family protein gives MGRTRFARRSARRRVALLAAAALGLALTAAPGSAAPLYPAPDPDPFYGTPADIAELAPGAVIAVRPMPALPALPETAVTVVRFRSTSSEGAPIAATSTVLTPRGHRPDGPLLSYQHIINGLGSECSVSRVLYTADPDLMVKEAPALNVALARGWSVALPDHLGPNFAYGAARLGGMITLDGIRAVRQVGELGVGGSPVTMAGYSGGGMATAWAAALAPRYAPELEIAGAALGGVPMNLVSMMEQLGFAAHPVFGLALAAGLGLEREYPDRFPLSEQLNERGLAARAAMANSCTNGILAAGAGRGVMDFARTTSMISSPEARAVVEENSLELYDGVPTMPIYEWHSPIDGLIPIDAIVRTDRRWCAAGTPLQAELTPVPDHLTAAVLGVPGALAWLEGRFRGDPAPGNC, from the coding sequence ATGGGTCGGACGCGGTTCGCTCGGCGGAGCGCTCGAAGACGGGTGGCGCTCCTCGCCGCCGCCGCGCTGGGGCTGGCGCTGACCGCCGCCCCCGGCAGCGCGGCCCCGCTCTACCCGGCGCCCGACCCGGACCCGTTCTACGGCACCCCCGCCGACATCGCCGAGCTGGCGCCCGGTGCCGTGATCGCGGTGCGGCCGATGCCCGCGCTGCCCGCCCTCCCGGAGACCGCGGTCACCGTGGTGCGCTTCCGCTCCACCAGCTCCGAGGGCGCGCCCATCGCGGCGACCTCGACCGTGCTGACTCCGCGCGGGCACCGGCCGGACGGGCCGCTGCTCTCCTACCAGCACATCATCAACGGCCTCGGCTCCGAGTGCTCGGTCTCCCGGGTGCTCTACACCGCGGACCCGGATCTGATGGTGAAGGAGGCGCCCGCGCTGAACGTCGCGCTGGCCAGGGGCTGGAGCGTCGCGCTGCCCGACCACCTCGGCCCGAACTTCGCCTACGGCGCCGCCAGGCTCGGCGGGATGATCACCCTGGACGGCATCCGCGCGGTGCGGCAGGTCGGCGAGCTCGGCGTCGGCGGCTCGCCGGTGACCATGGCCGGCTACTCCGGCGGCGGCATGGCGACCGCGTGGGCGGCCGCGCTGGCGCCGCGCTACGCGCCGGAGCTGGAGATCGCGGGCGCCGCGCTCGGCGGGGTGCCGATGAACCTGGTGTCGATGATGGAGCAGCTCGGCTTCGCCGCGCACCCGGTCTTCGGGCTGGCGCTGGCCGCCGGGCTCGGGCTGGAGCGCGAGTACCCGGACCGCTTCCCGCTCAGCGAGCAGCTCAACGAGCGCGGCCTCGCGGCGCGCGCGGCCATGGCGAACAGCTGCACCAACGGCATCCTCGCCGCGGGCGCGGGCCGCGGCGTCATGGACTTCGCGCGCACCACCTCCATGATCAGCAGCCCCGAGGCGCGCGCGGTGGTGGAGGAGAACAGCCTCGAGCTCTACGACGGCGTCCCCACCATGCCGATCTACGAGTGGCACTCGCCGATCGACGGGCTGATCCCGATCGACGCCATCGTGCGGACCGACCGGCGCTGGTGCGCCGCGGGCACCCCGCTGCAGGCCGAGCTCACCCCGGTGCCCGACCACCTCACCGCCGCGGTGCTCGGCGTGCCCGGCGCGCTCGCCTGGCTGGAGGGCCGCTTCCGCGGCGATCCGGCGCCCGGGAACTGCTGA
- a CDS encoding lipase family protein gives MRFRATVVTLLLCLPIAAAPAALAEPGAPPPVPPILTIPGLPPIALPVLPAPAAGIPVPPLHELVDALVPAPPVPVLPAPAPGVEVPELAPDLAAFRQAVLPAATGDPLFDRWPLDLADRLPGEVLEIRDITRSAAPLMPVPIRQATLLKFRTTDAHGEPSFGTATLVVPAAAWTGEGPRPVLVNNLPIDALGKRCTPGYTMAHGLSFDTNVTDFVPPTTALAAARGYAVLIPDHEGPWMAYAEPVVAGHAVLDSIRAARGWNHAEFAGSRFAMTGYSGGAIATHGAVKMLPGYAPELADSVVGAALGGVPADFEILARSMNANLASGVFMAAILAIGRERPAILDRVNHLGRWVALSPIKDECIGVFALPGLLQLSVDVAADMANPLGSELAAEIYAVTRMPGIRSPVPLYIYNGDQEFWIPAEGARNLYREQCALGANAVYRGVLGEHIIGAATGYPEAVRWLDQRLRGVTARSEC, from the coding sequence ATGCGATTTCGTGCCACCGTCGTCACGTTGCTGCTCTGCCTTCCGATCGCCGCGGCTCCGGCCGCGCTCGCGGAACCAGGTGCGCCACCACCTGTTCCGCCTATCCTGACCATCCCTGGGCTCCCCCCGATCGCACTGCCCGTGCTCCCGGCGCCCGCGGCCGGTATCCCGGTGCCGCCGCTGCACGAACTGGTGGACGCGCTGGTGCCCGCCCCGCCGGTGCCGGTGCTCCCGGCGCCCGCGCCCGGGGTCGAAGTGCCCGAGCTGGCACCGGATCTCGCGGCGTTCCGGCAGGCGGTGCTGCCCGCGGCCACCGGTGACCCGCTCTTCGACCGCTGGCCGCTCGACCTCGCCGACCGGCTCCCCGGCGAGGTGCTGGAGATCCGCGACATCACCAGGTCGGCGGCGCCGCTCATGCCGGTGCCGATCCGGCAGGCGACGCTGCTCAAGTTCCGCACCACCGACGCGCACGGTGAACCCTCCTTCGGCACCGCGACGCTCGTGGTCCCCGCGGCCGCGTGGACCGGGGAGGGGCCGCGGCCGGTGCTGGTGAACAACCTGCCGATCGACGCGCTCGGCAAGCGCTGCACGCCCGGCTACACCATGGCGCACGGCCTCTCGTTCGACACCAACGTCACCGACTTCGTCCCGCCGACCACCGCGCTGGCCGCCGCGCGCGGCTACGCGGTGCTCATCCCGGACCACGAGGGGCCCTGGATGGCCTACGCCGAACCGGTGGTCGCCGGGCACGCCGTGCTCGATTCCATCCGGGCCGCGCGCGGCTGGAACCACGCGGAGTTCGCCGGGAGCCGCTTCGCCATGACCGGCTACTCGGGCGGCGCGATCGCCACGCACGGCGCGGTGAAGATGCTGCCCGGCTACGCCCCCGAACTCGCGGACTCGGTGGTCGGGGCGGCGCTCGGCGGGGTCCCCGCCGACTTCGAGATCCTGGCCCGCAGCATGAACGCGAACCTGGCCTCCGGGGTGTTCATGGCCGCGATCCTCGCCATCGGCCGGGAGCGCCCGGCGATCCTGGACCGGGTCAACCACCTGGGCCGGTGGGTGGCGCTCTCGCCGATCAAGGACGAGTGCATCGGGGTCTTCGCGCTGCCCGGGCTGCTGCAGCTCTCGGTCGACGTCGCCGCCGACATGGCGAACCCGCTCGGCTCCGAGCTGGCCGCGGAGATCTACGCGGTGACCAGGATGCCCGGCATCCGTTCGCCGGTTCCGCTCTACATCTACAACGGCGACCAGGAGTTCTGGATCCCGGCCGAGGGGGCGCGCAACCTGTACCGGGAGCAGTGCGCGCTCGGCGCGAACGCGGTCTACCGCGGGGTGCTCGGCGAGCACATCATCGGCGCCGCGACCGGCTACCCGGAGGCGGTGCGCTGGCTGGACCAGCGGCTGCGCGGGGTCACGGCGCGTTCGGAGTGCTGA
- a CDS encoding fused (3R)-hydroxyacyl-ACP dehydratase subunits HadA/HadB gives MNDSTTLASDQAKALVGSHFRLADHFEVGREKIREFAGAVQDQHPAHRHEAAAAELGYKGIIAPLTFPSIVWMLMQRALFDSVLTGYDISQMLQTEQRIRMHRPLVAGDVLGCDAWFESFRQFGDKDFLVSRNVLTDADGHVLQTAHTTVVAQTGPARVTGFADAVDGVIMTGTSLAARTGAGEEAAEPGIVAVTGARDAVPGVDESAVRIPRTRLAFEELRVGDELPARSFPLSRGDLVNYAGVSGDTNPIHFSDEIAAAIGLPDVVAHGLLTMGLGAGYLTEWLGDPAAVVEYGVRFSGFAPVPAARAASVRFTGRVRALDPVRRSATLGIGATCGGNKLFGKASAEVLLR, from the coding sequence ATGAACGACAGCACCACCCTCGCCTCCGACCAGGCGAAGGCCCTGGTCGGATCCCATTTCCGGCTCGCCGACCACTTCGAGGTGGGGCGCGAGAAGATCCGCGAGTTCGCCGGGGCGGTGCAGGACCAGCACCCGGCGCACCGGCACGAGGCCGCCGCCGCCGAGCTCGGGTACAAGGGCATCATCGCCCCGCTGACCTTCCCCTCCATCGTGTGGATGCTGATGCAGCGCGCGCTCTTCGACTCGGTGCTGACCGGCTACGACATCAGCCAGATGCTGCAGACCGAGCAGCGCATCCGGATGCACCGGCCGCTGGTCGCGGGCGACGTGCTCGGCTGCGACGCCTGGTTCGAGTCGTTCCGGCAGTTCGGCGACAAGGACTTCCTGGTCAGCCGGAACGTGCTCACCGATGCCGACGGCCACGTGCTGCAGACCGCGCACACCACGGTGGTCGCGCAGACCGGCCCGGCCCGGGTCACCGGCTTCGCGGACGCGGTGGACGGGGTGATCATGACCGGCACCTCGCTCGCCGCCCGCACCGGCGCCGGGGAGGAGGCGGCGGAGCCGGGCATCGTCGCGGTCACCGGCGCGCGGGATGCCGTGCCCGGGGTGGACGAGTCGGCGGTGCGGATCCCGCGCACCCGGCTCGCCTTCGAGGAGCTGCGGGTCGGCGACGAGCTGCCCGCCCGCTCCTTCCCGCTCTCCCGCGGTGACCTGGTGAACTACGCCGGGGTCTCCGGCGACACCAACCCGATCCACTTCAGCGACGAGATCGCCGCGGCCATCGGGCTGCCCGACGTGGTCGCGCACGGCCTGCTCACCATGGGGCTCGGCGCCGGCTACCTCACCGAGTGGCTCGGCGACCCGGCCGCCGTCGTCGAGTACGGCGTCCGGTTCAGCGGTTTCGCGCCGGTGCCGGCGGCCCGCGCGGCGTCGGTGCGGTTCACCGGGCGGGTCAGGGCGCTCGACCCGGTGCGCCGCTCGGCGACGCTGGGCATCGGCGCGACCTGCGGCGGCAACAAGCTCTTCGGCAAGGCGAGCGCGGAGGTGCTGCTGCGCTGA
- a CDS encoding helix-turn-helix domain-containing protein: MVLGARLRRLRESCGITREGAGEAIRGSHSKISRLELGRTGFRERDLNDLLALYGVTDPEECGEYLALARQANASGWWHRDNDWLPKWFDTYLGLENAARLIRGFEPRVVPELLQTPDYARALIALAHPGEPEEVIERRVALRMRRQEILDRAHPPQLWLVVEEAALRRPIGGSMVWQTQLDHLEQAAARPNVTVQVIADHVGGPAVAESGFTVLRFAEPDLPDIVYLQQLTSALYLDKRADLDAYLAVANQLSVHAAPPEYTPGLLAALRRRQPEILDRPAGGR, from the coding sequence ATGGTGCTCGGCGCCCGGCTCCGCAGGCTCAGGGAGTCCTGCGGCATCACCAGGGAGGGCGCGGGCGAGGCGATCCGCGGCTCGCACTCCAAGATCAGCCGATTGGAGCTGGGCCGCACCGGTTTCCGCGAGCGCGACCTGAACGATCTGCTCGCGCTCTACGGCGTCACCGACCCGGAGGAGTGCGGCGAGTACCTGGCGCTGGCCAGGCAGGCCAACGCATCCGGCTGGTGGCACCGGGACAACGACTGGCTGCCGAAGTGGTTCGACACCTACCTCGGGCTGGAGAACGCGGCCCGGCTGATCCGCGGCTTCGAGCCGCGCGTGGTGCCCGAGCTGCTGCAGACCCCCGACTACGCCCGCGCGCTCATCGCGCTGGCGCACCCCGGCGAGCCCGAGGAGGTGATCGAGCGCCGGGTCGCGCTGCGCATGCGGCGCCAGGAGATCCTGGACCGCGCGCACCCGCCGCAGCTGTGGCTGGTGGTCGAGGAGGCCGCGCTGCGCCGCCCGATCGGCGGCTCGATGGTCTGGCAGACCCAGCTGGACCACCTGGAGCAGGCGGCGGCGCGGCCGAACGTCACGGTGCAGGTGATCGCCGACCACGTCGGTGGCCCCGCGGTGGCCGAGAGCGGCTTCACCGTGCTCCGCTTCGCCGAGCCCGACCTGCCCGACATCGTCTACCTGCAGCAGCTGACCAGCGCGCTCTACCTGGACAAGCGCGCCGACCTGGACGCCTACCTCGCCGTCGCCAACCAGCTCTCGGTGCACGCCGCCCCGCCCGAGTACACCCCCGGGCTGCTCGCCGCGCTGCGCAGGCGGCAGCCGGAGATCCTGGACCGCCCCGCCGGTGGGCGGTAG
- a CDS encoding SigB/SigF/SigG family RNA polymerase sigma factor, producing the protein MVPTTLHDSTTARRSNRGSDSYDGIEPLLERLAAMDAGDPARPGLREEVMRRCLPLADHIARRFTGRGETYDDLHQSASLGLVLAVDRYDPARGTSFVAFAVPTVMGEVRRHFRDRTWAVRVPRRVKETQLAIGPAVEKLCQRNGRMPTAIEIAVALNLDLVEVTQALLAGNAYRTNSLDAAAEDEEGGGLGMQISERLGETDPAYGICDDALAVAPLLRELNERDRLVLRLRFFENYTQSQIAAELGVSQMHISRILSRTLAKLRERALRD; encoded by the coding sequence ATGGTCCCGACGACACTGCACGACTCCACCACCGCCCGCCGCAGCAACCGCGGCAGCGACAGCTACGACGGCATCGAGCCGCTGCTGGAACGGCTCGCCGCCATGGACGCCGGCGACCCCGCCCGCCCCGGGTTGCGCGAGGAGGTCATGCGCCGCTGTCTGCCGCTGGCCGACCACATCGCGCGCCGCTTCACCGGCCGCGGCGAGACCTACGACGACCTGCACCAGAGCGCCTCGCTCGGGCTCGTCCTCGCGGTCGACCGCTACGACCCCGCGCGCGGCACCTCCTTCGTCGCCTTCGCCGTGCCGACGGTGATGGGCGAGGTGCGCAGGCACTTCCGCGACCGCACCTGGGCGGTCCGGGTGCCGCGCCGGGTCAAGGAGACCCAGCTCGCCATCGGGCCGGCCGTCGAGAAGCTGTGCCAGCGGAACGGCCGGATGCCGACCGCCATCGAGATCGCGGTGGCGCTGAACCTGGATCTGGTCGAGGTCACTCAGGCCCTGCTGGCGGGCAATGCCTACCGCACCAACTCGCTGGACGCCGCGGCCGAGGACGAGGAGGGCGGCGGGCTCGGGATGCAGATCAGCGAGCGGCTCGGCGAGACCGACCCGGCGTACGGCATCTGCGACGACGCGCTCGCCGTCGCCCCGCTGCTGCGCGAGCTGAACGAGCGGGACCGGCTGGTGCTGCGGCTGCGCTTCTTCGAGAACTACACCCAGTCACAGATCGCCGCCGAGCTCGGCGTCTCGCAGATGCACATCTCCCGCATCCTCTCGCGCACGCTCGCCAAGCTCCGCGAGCGCGCGCTGCGGGATTGA
- a CDS encoding helix-turn-helix transcriptional regulator — translation MGIRGADAGSVARRTLADAAGVLLETDDVALAELELSRLGTPLRLGATTSQLPIGVRHREIGPIGYSSIRIGGDLGYDAEPSGCWTVLVLRTGVLEPRFSDADGPRRVTPGQVLAMELPEQPAAGVIRHASWQQVRLRPETLARAGERGGRPPRLGGHDPVSRAAAARLTAVIEHIGADAEFLSGSAPLAGAAADYLAAVVLESFPRPGSGGPPEVGTHPETVRRAVAYMESHARDDISLADVAAAAFVSIRGVQLAFRRHLNTTPVHHLRRIRLARAHAELVAADPDSGCTVGAIAAGWGFSNPGRFAIAYRHVYGCTPSTTLNR, via the coding sequence GTGGGCATCCGGGGCGCGGACGCGGGTTCGGTCGCACGGCGCACCCTGGCGGACGCCGCCGGGGTGCTGCTGGAGACCGACGACGTCGCCCTGGCCGAGCTGGAGCTGAGCAGGCTCGGCACCCCGCTGCGGCTCGGCGCCACCACGTCGCAGCTGCCGATCGGCGTACGGCATCGGGAGATCGGGCCGATCGGCTACAGCTCCATCCGGATCGGCGGCGATCTCGGCTACGACGCCGAGCCCTCCGGCTGCTGGACCGTTCTGGTGCTGCGCACCGGCGTGCTGGAGCCGCGGTTCAGCGATGCCGACGGGCCGCGCCGGGTGACCCCCGGCCAGGTGCTGGCGATGGAGCTGCCCGAGCAGCCCGCCGCCGGGGTGATCAGGCACGCGAGCTGGCAGCAGGTGCGGCTGCGCCCGGAGACGTTGGCGCGGGCGGGGGAGCGGGGCGGGCGGCCGCCGCGGCTCGGCGGGCACGACCCGGTGAGCCGGGCGGCGGCGGCCCGGCTGACCGCGGTGATCGAGCACATCGGCGCGGACGCGGAGTTCCTGAGCGGCTCGGCGCCGCTCGCCGGGGCAGCCGCCGACTACCTGGCCGCGGTCGTGCTGGAGAGCTTCCCGCGCCCCGGCTCCGGCGGGCCACCCGAGGTGGGCACGCACCCGGAGACCGTGCGGCGCGCCGTCGCCTACATGGAGAGCCATGCCCGCGACGACATCTCACTCGCCGATGTCGCGGCCGCCGCCTTCGTTTCGATCCGCGGCGTGCAGCTGGCCTTCCGCAGGCACCTGAACACGACCCCGGTGCACCACCTGCGCCGGATCCGGCTGGCCCGCGCGCACGCGGAGCTGGTCGCGGCCGACCCGGACTCCGGGTGCACGGTCGGCGCCATCGCCGCGGGCTGGGGCTTCTCCAATCCGGGCCGGTTCGCCATCGCCTACCGGCACGTCTACGGCTGCACCCCGAGCACCACGCTCAATCGCTGA
- a CDS encoding SigB/SigF/SigG family RNA polymerase sigma factor: MTLPTHQRPAAPARRANRGQDSYDGIEPLLAELAGLAEHDPRRRALRELCLRRCLPLADHIARRFTGRGETYDDLHQSASLGLVLAVDRYDPARGTSFLAFAVPTIMGEVRRHFRDRTWALRVPRRVKETQLAIGPVVERLSQHTGRMPTTVEIALELELDPVEVTQALLASKAYRTNPIDSPADDPAGGPVSANITEALGATDPAYELCEDALAVAPLLRKLPERDRRVLYLRFFENRTQAQIAAEFGVSQMHISRILSRTLAALHARALRD, encoded by the coding sequence ATGACGCTCCCGACCCACCAACGCCCGGCCGCGCCCGCGCGCCGGGCGAACCGCGGACAGGACAGCTATGACGGCATCGAGCCGCTGCTGGCCGAGCTCGCGGGGCTCGCCGAGCACGACCCGCGCAGGCGGGCGCTGCGCGAGCTCTGCCTGCGCCGCTGCCTGCCGCTGGCCGACCACATCGCGCGCCGCTTCACCGGCCGCGGCGAGACCTACGACGACCTGCACCAGAGCGCCTCGCTCGGGCTCGTCCTCGCCGTCGACCGCTACGACCCCGCACGCGGCACCAGCTTCCTCGCCTTCGCCGTTCCGACCATCATGGGCGAGGTGCGCAGGCACTTCCGCGACCGCACCTGGGCGCTGCGGGTGCCGCGCCGGGTCAAGGAGACCCAGCTCGCCATCGGACCGGTGGTGGAGCGGCTGAGCCAGCACACCGGCCGGATGCCGACCACGGTGGAGATCGCGCTGGAGCTGGAGCTGGACCCGGTCGAGGTCACCCAGGCGCTGCTGGCGAGCAAGGCCTACCGCACCAACCCGATCGACTCCCCGGCCGACGACCCGGCCGGCGGGCCGGTCTCCGCCAACATCACCGAGGCGCTCGGTGCGACCGACCCTGCCTACGAGCTCTGCGAGGACGCCCTCGCCGTCGCTCCGCTGCTGCGCAAGCTGCCCGAGCGCGACCGGCGCGTGCTGTACCTGCGGTTCTTCGAGAACCGGACACAGGCGCAGATCGCCGCCGAGTTCGGGGTCTCGCAGATGCACATCTCCCGGATCCTGTCCCGCACGCTGGCCGCGCTGCACGCCCGCGCACTGCGGGACTGA
- a CDS encoding PP2C family protein-serine/threonine phosphatase, whose amino-acid sequence MNDRSDAARARAQRHSLVQALKGAKLSSEDLWLGYFSLGGDAGYLEVDAYAHGLGELPALDRDMLAHVVNERLEQLSWSLRAGYSRVQRDAEERSAPLAALVELIDGTHRAAPDRLPEIVDAAGRALGVRLTVYLVDYEQRFLHPVTGIPGRTPPDTALDVDTTLPGRAFRTVRILPSDAGEKPRLWVPLLDGTERLGVLDVGVDDGDELHDPALRVQCRWVARLLGHLVTGLSAYGDALQRVRHSAPRTPAAELIWSLLPPLTAGVENFVVTGVLEPRNDLNGDAFDYALSDTVAQLLILDAAGHDPRSGLIAASAVAAYRSARQAGHGLFEQSRLIDETLERQFGGSLFATGVLAELDLRTGRLRYVNAGHPAPLIMRDGRIVKPLAAGKRLPFGLGTGDLTVGEEILEPEDWLVLYTDGLIEARDSAGEFFGEARLIDFLRREAAAGHPPPETARRLIRAVLAHQRGALQDDATVVLARWASQQR is encoded by the coding sequence ATGAACGACCGATCCGATGCCGCCCGCGCCCGGGCCCAGCGGCACAGCCTGGTCCAGGCGCTGAAGGGCGCGAAGCTCTCCTCGGAGGATCTCTGGCTCGGCTACTTCTCGCTCGGCGGCGACGCCGGCTACCTCGAGGTGGATGCCTACGCGCACGGGCTCGGCGAGCTGCCCGCGCTGGACCGCGACATGCTCGCGCACGTCGTCAACGAACGGCTCGAGCAGCTGAGCTGGTCACTGCGCGCGGGCTACAGCCGCGTCCAGCGCGACGCCGAGGAGCGCAGCGCGCCGCTCGCGGCGCTGGTCGAGCTGATCGACGGCACGCATCGGGCCGCACCCGATCGGCTACCGGAGATCGTGGATGCCGCCGGCCGGGCACTCGGCGTGCGGCTGACGGTCTACCTGGTCGACTACGAACAGCGCTTCCTGCACCCGGTCACCGGCATCCCCGGCCGGACCCCGCCCGACACCGCCCTCGACGTGGACACCACACTGCCGGGCCGGGCCTTCCGCACGGTGCGGATCCTGCCCTCCGACGCCGGGGAGAAGCCCCGGCTGTGGGTGCCGCTGCTGGACGGCACCGAGCGGCTCGGCGTGCTCGACGTCGGGGTGGACGACGGCGACGAGCTCCACGATCCCGCGCTGCGCGTCCAGTGCCGCTGGGTGGCCCGGCTGCTCGGCCACCTGGTGACCGGGCTGAGCGCCTACGGCGACGCGCTGCAGCGGGTCAGGCACAGCGCGCCGCGCACCCCGGCCGCCGAGTTGATCTGGTCGCTGCTTCCGCCCCTGACCGCCGGGGTGGAGAACTTCGTCGTCACCGGCGTGCTCGAGCCGAGGAACGACCTCAACGGCGACGCCTTCGACTACGCGCTCTCCGACACCGTCGCGCAGCTGCTGATCCTGGACGCGGCCGGGCACGACCCGCGCAGCGGGCTCATCGCCGCCTCCGCCGTAGCCGCCTACCGGTCGGCCAGGCAGGCGGGGCACGGGCTGTTCGAGCAGTCCAGGCTGATCGACGAGACGCTGGAGCGGCAGTTCGGCGGCTCGCTGTTCGCCACCGGGGTGCTCGCGGAGCTCGATCTGCGGACCGGCAGGTTGCGCTACGTCAACGCCGGGCACCCGGCCCCGCTGATCATGCGGGACGGCAGGATCGTCAAGCCGCTGGCCGCCGGGAAGCGGCTGCCGTTCGGGCTCGGCACCGGCGACCTCACCGTCGGCGAGGAGATCCTGGAGCCGGAGGACTGGCTGGTGCTCTACACCGACGGCCTGATCGAGGCGCGGGACAGCGCGGGCGAGTTCTTCGGCGAGGCCAGGCTGATCGACTTCCTGCGCCGCGAGGCCGCCGCCGGGCACCCGCCGCCGGAGACCGCGCGCAGGCTGATCCGGGCGGTGCTCGCGCACCAGCGCGGCGCGCTGCAGGACGATGCCACCGTAGTGCTGGCCCGCTGGGCCAGCCAGCAGCGGTAG
- a CDS encoding GAF and ANTAR domain-containing protein, with amino-acid sequence MSPEDPNRRSGVDAGPAAEQIAAVFARMSGLFLTADTVETAQSMITALAAEMVPHAAGAGISLLDPGGERISAAATDEVVRRADAIQYELGSGPCLTAWADRVVIRIDDLTTDERWPVWSRSAAELGLRSSLSAPLVTGSSALGAIKIYATEPFAYGPREEHIATMFAAQAAMLLAHRAAATNAERVSAYVADSLRSRELVALAKGIVMARDGVDEQAAFLILANSAQRQRMTVLQVAERLAASTARRRR; translated from the coding sequence ATGTCACCGGAGGATCCGAACCGCAGGAGCGGGGTGGATGCCGGGCCAGCGGCCGAGCAGATCGCGGCCGTCTTCGCCCGCATGTCCGGGCTGTTCCTGACCGCCGACACGGTCGAGACCGCGCAGTCGATGATCACGGCGCTGGCGGCGGAGATGGTTCCGCACGCCGCGGGCGCGGGCATCTCCCTGCTCGATCCCGGGGGCGAGCGGATCTCCGCCGCCGCGACCGACGAGGTCGTGCGGCGGGCCGATGCCATCCAGTACGAGCTGGGCAGTGGCCCCTGCCTGACCGCGTGGGCCGACCGCGTGGTGATCCGGATCGACGACCTGACCACCGACGAGCGCTGGCCGGTGTGGTCGCGCAGCGCGGCGGAGCTGGGGTTGCGCTCCTCGCTGAGCGCGCCGCTGGTCACCGGGAGCAGCGCGCTCGGCGCGATCAAGATCTACGCCACCGAGCCGTTCGCCTACGGCCCGCGGGAGGAGCACATCGCCACCATGTTCGCGGCGCAGGCGGCGATGCTGCTGGCGCACCGGGCGGCGGCTACCAACGCGGAGCGGGTCAGCGCCTACGTCGCCGACAGCCTGCGCAGCCGGGAGCTGGTGGCGCTGGCCAAGGGCATCGTGATGGCGAGGGACGGGGTCGACGAGCAGGCCGCGTTCCTGATCCTGGCGAATTCCGCGCAGCGGCAGCGGATGACGGTGCTGCAGGTCGCCGAGCGGCTGGCCGCGTCGACGGCGCGCAGGCGTCGGTGA